A part of Melittangium boletus DSM 14713 genomic DNA contains:
- a CDS encoding ureidoglycolate lyase, whose product MIRPMREALTAEAFAGYGEVVEVPETGGRIINSGTAWRYDDVAALALDREGGRALLSLFRVQPALFPLRCTRLERHPLSSQLFLPLGERPFLVVVALGRDAPDPATLRVFVTNGHQGVNYAPGTWHHPTLALEVETDFLVLGRKDTHPADNCDEVPFQGDAVFELT is encoded by the coding sequence ATGATCCGACCCATGCGGGAAGCGCTGACGGCGGAGGCCTTCGCGGGATATGGCGAGGTGGTGGAGGTCCCCGAGACCGGCGGGCGCATCATTAATAGTGGCACGGCGTGGCGCTACGACGACGTGGCGGCCCTGGCGCTCGATCGGGAAGGAGGCCGCGCCCTGCTCAGCCTCTTCCGGGTGCAACCCGCGCTCTTCCCGCTGCGCTGCACCCGGCTGGAGCGCCACCCGCTGTCCAGCCAGCTCTTCCTCCCGCTCGGAGAGAGGCCCTTCCTCGTCGTGGTGGCCCTGGGACGCGACGCCCCGGACCCCGCCACGCTGCGCGTCTTCGTCACCAATGGCCACCAGGGCGTCAACTACGCGCCGGGCACCTGGCACCACCCGACGCTCGCCCTGGAGGTGGAGACCGACTTCCTCGTGCTCGGGCGCAAGGACACCCACCCCGCGGACAACTGCGATGAGGTGCCCTTCCAGGGGGATGCCGTCTTCGAGCTGACGTGA
- the gloA gene encoding lactoylglutathione lyase: MRILHTMLRVGDLDKSLDFYTRVLGMQLLRRRDYPDGKFTLAFVGYGPEDTHPALELTHNWDTSQYTLGNAYGHIALGVTDIRAKCEAIRQAGGKVVREPGPMKHGTTVIAFVEDPDGYKVELIEQSTQKD, encoded by the coding sequence ATGCGAATCCTGCACACCATGCTGCGCGTGGGCGACCTCGACAAGTCGCTCGACTTCTACACCCGCGTCCTCGGGATGCAGCTCTTGCGGCGCCGGGACTACCCGGATGGCAAGTTCACCCTGGCCTTCGTGGGCTACGGCCCCGAGGACACCCACCCCGCCCTGGAGCTCACCCACAACTGGGACACCTCCCAGTACACGCTGGGCAACGCCTACGGCCACATCGCCCTGGGAGTCACGGACATCCGCGCCAAGTGCGAGGCCATCCGCCAGGCGGGCGGCAAGGTGGTGCGCGAGCCGGGCCCCATGAAGCACGGCACCACCGTCATCGCCTTCGTCGAGGATCCGGACGGCTACAAGGTGGAGCTCATCGAGCAGAGCACCCAGAAGGACTGA
- a CDS encoding RNA polymerase sigma factor has translation MAWRTRGGGPFRGALEVENAVLETFARAFEPRTRLAYDGLRPYQHFLMGIARNVLLEQARQREVAVGLEPFEEVGEMAAEEAAGSAGVLEDQEVEGLLASFKDGLSPEERRLFEMRFGEEGVAQESAAERLGMTRIQVRRRELGLKTRLLEFLQSRGYLEGIEVKGWSFLKRRGQS, from the coding sequence ATGGCCTGGCGGACGCGGGGCGGGGGCCCGTTCCGGGGTGCCCTGGAGGTGGAGAACGCGGTGCTGGAGACGTTCGCGAGGGCCTTCGAGCCGAGGACGCGGCTGGCCTACGACGGGCTGCGCCCGTACCAGCACTTCCTGATGGGCATCGCGCGCAACGTGCTGCTGGAGCAGGCGCGCCAGCGCGAGGTGGCGGTGGGGCTGGAGCCTTTCGAGGAGGTGGGCGAGATGGCGGCGGAGGAGGCGGCGGGCTCGGCGGGAGTGTTGGAGGATCAGGAAGTGGAGGGACTGTTGGCGAGCTTCAAGGACGGGCTGTCCCCGGAGGAGCGGCGGCTCTTCGAGATGCGCTTCGGCGAGGAGGGGGTGGCCCAGGAGAGCGCGGCGGAGCGCCTGGGGATGACGCGCATCCAGGTGCGGCGCCGGGAGTTGGGGTTGAAGACCCGGCTGCTCGAGTTCCTGCAGTCGCGGGGGTACCTCGAGGGCATCGAGGTCAAGGGGTGGAGTTTCCTCAAGCGGCGAGGCCAGTCATGA
- a CDS encoding glucose-6-phosphate isomerase has product MSERRLWERYQKYLCGVESVGLTLDVSRMNFAEDFLERMRGPLDKAFDAMEALEKGAIANPDEQRRVGHYWLRAPELAPEPALTREVQDTIAAVNAFSADVHAGRVKPPTAERFTQVLLVGIGGSALGPQLVADALGGPSVDKLRVSFLDNTDPDGIDRVLATLGDALAQTLTVVISKSGGTKETRNGMVEAERAYTRRGLNFGAHAVAVTGEDSELDRTAKQGKWLRVFPMWDWVGGRTSVLSAVGLLPARLQGLDTEGLLSGARDMDVATRVRDAVKNPAALLALMWFHAGGGRGQKDMVIIPYKDRLMLLSKYLQQLVMESLGKEKDLSGAVVNQGIAVYGNKGSTDQHAYVQQLREGVNNFFATFVEVLKDREGPSLQVEPGTTSGDYLLGFLLGTRRALFEKDRESMTLTVPDVSARTLGALIALYERAVGLYASLVNINAYHQPGVEAGKKAAGVVLQLQRQVVERLRAEPAKAYTAEELARAVGAADEVETVFKVLEHLSANAQPGIQREPGANRFEARFRAS; this is encoded by the coding sequence ATGAGCGAGCGTCGGTTGTGGGAGCGCTACCAGAAATATTTGTGCGGAGTGGAATCCGTCGGGCTGACGTTGGACGTCTCGCGGATGAACTTCGCCGAGGACTTCCTCGAGCGCATGCGGGGACCGCTGGACAAGGCCTTCGACGCGATGGAGGCCCTGGAGAAGGGGGCCATCGCCAACCCGGACGAGCAGCGGCGCGTGGGGCATTACTGGCTGCGGGCTCCGGAGCTCGCCCCCGAGCCCGCGCTCACCCGGGAAGTCCAGGACACCATCGCCGCCGTGAATGCCTTCTCGGCGGACGTGCACGCGGGCCGCGTGAAGCCGCCCACGGCCGAGCGCTTCACCCAGGTGCTGCTGGTGGGCATCGGCGGCTCGGCGCTCGGGCCGCAGCTCGTGGCGGACGCGCTCGGGGGGCCCTCCGTGGACAAGCTGCGCGTGTCCTTCCTCGACAACACGGATCCGGATGGCATCGATCGGGTGCTCGCCACCCTGGGGGACGCGCTCGCCCAGACGCTCACCGTGGTCATCAGCAAGTCGGGCGGCACCAAGGAGACGCGCAACGGCATGGTGGAGGCCGAGCGCGCCTACACGCGCCGGGGCTTGAACTTCGGTGCCCACGCCGTGGCCGTCACGGGTGAGGACAGCGAGCTGGATCGCACCGCGAAACAGGGCAAGTGGCTGCGTGTCTTCCCCATGTGGGACTGGGTGGGGGGACGTACCTCGGTGCTGTCGGCGGTGGGGCTCCTGCCGGCGCGGTTGCAGGGGCTGGATACGGAGGGCCTGCTCTCGGGCGCGCGCGACATGGACGTGGCGACGCGCGTGCGGGACGCCGTGAAGAACCCCGCCGCCCTGCTGGCGCTCATGTGGTTCCACGCGGGGGGAGGCCGTGGCCAGAAGGACATGGTCATCATCCCCTACAAGGATCGGCTGATGCTCCTGTCCAAGTACCTCCAGCAGTTGGTGATGGAGTCGCTGGGCAAGGAGAAGGACTTGTCCGGCGCGGTGGTCAACCAGGGCATCGCCGTCTACGGGAACAAGGGCTCCACGGATCAGCACGCCTACGTGCAGCAACTGCGCGAGGGCGTGAACAACTTCTTCGCCACCTTCGTGGAGGTGCTCAAGGACCGGGAAGGGCCGTCCCTCCAGGTGGAGCCCGGCACCACCAGCGGCGACTACCTGCTCGGCTTCCTGCTCGGGACGCGGCGCGCGCTGTTCGAGAAGGACCGCGAGTCCATGACCCTCACGGTGCCGGACGTGAGCGCGCGGACGCTGGGTGCGCTCATCGCCCTCTATGAGCGCGCCGTGGGTCTGTACGCGTCGCTCGTGAACATCAACGCCTATCACCAGCCGGGCGTGGAGGCGGGCAAGAAGGCGGCGGGCGTGGTGCTGCAGCTGCAGCGTCAGGTGGTGGAGCGTCTGCGGGCCGAGCCGGCCAAGGCGTACACCGCCGAGGAACTGGCGCGCGCGGTGGGCGCGGCGGACGAGGTGGAGACGGTGTTCAAGGTGCTCGAGCACCTGAGCGCCAACGCCCAACCGGGCATCCAGCGCGAGCCCGGCGCGAACCGCTTCGAGGCCCGCTTCCGGGCCTCCTGA
- a CDS encoding response regulator gives MKRTVLLVEDSNTIRHILRVYLMKLKLDFLEADRAEQGLRLLDSQQVDLVIADVNMPGGMDGLEFVRRVRSSEWARVRQVPVVLLTGGKAPDLEARATEAGASEFVRKPVSIDALAAVARRHLSLEEGADPLVA, from the coding sequence GTGAAACGCACCGTGCTACTCGTGGAGGACAGCAACACCATCCGCCACATCCTCCGGGTCTACTTGATGAAGCTCAAGCTGGACTTCCTCGAGGCGGATCGCGCGGAACAAGGCCTGCGCCTGCTGGACTCGCAGCAGGTGGACCTGGTGATCGCGGACGTGAACATGCCGGGTGGCATGGACGGTCTGGAGTTCGTGCGCCGGGTGCGCTCGAGCGAGTGGGCGCGGGTGCGGCAGGTGCCCGTCGTGCTGCTCACCGGTGGCAAGGCGCCGGATCTGGAGGCCAGGGCGACGGAGGCGGGTGCCTCCGAGTTCGTGCGCAAGCCCGTCTCCATCGATGCCCTGGCGGCCGTGGCGCGCCGGCACCTGTCGCTGGAAGAAGGCGCCGACCCGCTCGTCGCCTGA
- the kynU gene encoding kynureninase gives MSGEATRYEAGEAFARRMDAEDPLRAFREEFLFPRHGDGAELYLLGNSLGLQPRKAQQYVLEAMDAWATLGVDGHFKGSRPWMEYHLSLGEQMARVVGARPLEVVVMNTLTVNLHLMMVSFYRPTLERSKILMEASAFPSDQYAVASQVRHHGYDPAQTVIPLAPREGEDVLRTEDILEVLERRGKEIALVLFGNVNYLNGQAFDMAAITRAAHAQGCRVGFDLAHAAGNLRLSLHDDGPDFAVWCSYKYLNGGPGALAGAFVHERHAHDASLNRFAGWWGNDKRTRFLMKPDHEPTPGAEGWVLSNPPILQLAALRASLELFDRATMPALREKSVKLTGYLEFLLDRLPPGFVHSLTPRDPEQRGAHLSLRFSKDPQRMLQTLRSEGIHCDFRSPDVIRAAPAPLYNSFVDVHRFVDVLDRHARS, from the coding sequence ATGAGCGGTGAAGCGACGCGGTACGAGGCCGGTGAGGCGTTCGCCCGGCGGATGGACGCGGAGGATCCCCTGCGCGCCTTCCGTGAGGAATTCCTCTTCCCCCGCCACGGGGACGGAGCCGAGCTCTACCTCCTGGGCAACTCCCTGGGCCTGCAGCCGCGCAAGGCCCAGCAGTACGTCCTGGAGGCCATGGACGCCTGGGCCACGCTGGGCGTGGACGGTCACTTCAAGGGCTCGCGGCCGTGGATGGAGTACCACCTGTCGCTCGGCGAGCAGATGGCGCGCGTGGTGGGGGCCAGGCCCCTCGAGGTCGTGGTGATGAACACCCTCACCGTCAACCTCCACCTGATGATGGTGTCCTTCTACCGGCCCACGCTCGAGCGCTCGAAGATCCTCATGGAGGCGAGCGCCTTCCCCTCGGATCAATACGCGGTGGCCTCGCAGGTGCGCCACCACGGGTATGACCCGGCCCAGACGGTGATTCCCCTCGCGCCGCGCGAGGGCGAGGACGTGCTGCGCACCGAGGACATCCTCGAGGTGCTGGAGCGGCGCGGGAAGGAGATCGCCCTGGTGCTGTTCGGCAACGTGAACTACCTCAACGGCCAGGCGTTCGACATGGCGGCCATCACCCGCGCCGCGCATGCCCAGGGCTGCCGCGTGGGCTTCGACCTGGCGCACGCCGCGGGCAACCTGCGGCTGTCCCTGCACGATGACGGGCCGGACTTCGCGGTGTGGTGCTCGTACAAGTACCTCAACGGAGGCCCGGGCGCGCTGGCCGGTGCCTTCGTCCACGAGCGCCACGCGCACGACGCCTCGCTGAATCGCTTCGCTGGCTGGTGGGGCAATGACAAGCGGACGCGCTTCCTGATGAAGCCGGACCACGAGCCGACGCCGGGCGCCGAGGGTTGGGTGTTGTCCAATCCGCCCATCCTCCAGCTCGCGGCGCTGCGCGCGTCCCTGGAGCTCTTCGACCGGGCGACGATGCCCGCCCTGCGCGAGAAGAGCGTGAAGCTCACGGGCTACCTGGAGTTCCTGCTCGACCGGCTCCCGCCCGGCTTCGTGCACAGCCTCACCCCGAGAGACCCCGAGCAGCGGGGGGCGCACCTGTCATTGCGCTTCAGCAAGGACCCCCAGCGCATGCTGCAGACGCTGCGCTCGGAGGGCATCCACTGCGACTTCCGCTCCCCGGACGTCATCCGCGCCGCGCCCGCGCCGCTCTACAACAGCTTCGTGGACGTGCACCGCTTCGTGGACGTGCTCGACCGGCACGCCCGGAGCTGA
- a CDS encoding alpha/beta hydrolase family protein, producing the protein MNPTWMLETPAPPADTRIPYGDITHQFGDLRLPRGDGPHPVVVMIHGGFWRARYDLEHVGHLCADLTRRGYATWSLEYRRVGHPDGGWTGTFEDVARGADYLRTLAHRYPLDLKRVVFMGHSAGGHLALWLAGRGRIKAHEPLHSRTPLVPRGVVSLAGVVDLERAHALRLGEGIVESLLGGTPAQVPERYRLGSPSALLPLGVKQVLLHGTRDSTVPVELSESYQARATALGDSAKLVRLENAEHFEVINPRAREWTQVVEAVGSLV; encoded by the coding sequence ATGAATCCCACCTGGATGCTGGAGACGCCCGCCCCGCCCGCGGATACGCGGATTCCCTATGGGGACATCACCCACCAGTTCGGCGATCTGCGGCTGCCCCGAGGAGACGGGCCGCATCCCGTGGTGGTGATGATCCACGGCGGCTTCTGGCGCGCGCGCTATGACCTGGAGCACGTGGGACACCTGTGCGCGGACCTCACCCGGAGGGGCTACGCCACCTGGAGCCTCGAGTACCGGCGCGTGGGCCACCCGGACGGCGGCTGGACGGGCACCTTCGAGGACGTGGCGCGCGGCGCGGACTACCTGCGCACGCTCGCGCATCGCTACCCGTTGGACTTGAAGCGGGTGGTGTTCATGGGCCACTCGGCCGGGGGACACCTGGCGCTCTGGCTCGCGGGGCGGGGCCGCATCAAGGCCCACGAGCCCCTGCACTCGCGAACGCCCCTGGTGCCGCGCGGCGTGGTGTCCCTCGCGGGCGTGGTGGACCTGGAGCGCGCCCACGCGCTGCGCCTGGGCGAGGGCATCGTCGAGTCCCTGCTCGGGGGGACCCCCGCCCAGGTACCCGAGCGCTACCGGCTCGGCTCGCCCTCCGCGCTGCTGCCCCTGGGCGTCAAGCAGGTGCTGCTGCACGGCACCCGGGACAGCACCGTGCCGGTGGAGCTCAGCGAGAGCTACCAGGCGCGCGCCACCGCGCTCGGGGACAGCGCGAAGCTCGTGCGCCTGGAGAACGCGGAGCACTTCGAGGTCATCAATCCGCGCGCCCGCGAGTGGACCCAGGTCGTCGAGGCCGTGGGCTCGCTCGTGTGA
- a CDS encoding thiol-disulfide oxidoreductase DCC family protein, translated as MSTPKHVLFFDGVCVMCNHTVHFIHHRDKRDVFLFAALQSPLAHETLARYGRDAASLDGVYLLLGHGTPEERLSWKYGAVRAVLKELGGGWKVLAFLMGLIPRPLGDVLYDGVARNRYRLVGKYEACAIPGPELRRKFLADGS; from the coding sequence GTGAGCACTCCGAAGCACGTGCTGTTCTTCGATGGCGTTTGCGTGATGTGCAACCACACGGTGCACTTCATCCACCACCGGGACAAGCGGGACGTCTTCCTCTTCGCCGCGCTCCAGAGCCCGCTCGCCCACGAGACGCTGGCCCGCTACGGCAGGGACGCGGCCTCCCTGGACGGCGTGTACCTGCTGCTCGGACACGGCACCCCGGAGGAGCGGCTTTCGTGGAAGTACGGCGCCGTGCGCGCGGTGCTCAAGGAATTGGGCGGTGGCTGGAAGGTGTTGGCCTTCCTGATGGGTCTCATCCCCAGGCCGCTGGGCGACGTGCTCTACGACGGGGTGGCCCGGAATCGCTACCGGCTCGTCGGCAAGTACGAGGCGTGCGCCATCCCTGGCCCCGAGCTGCGCCGGAAGTTCCTGGCCGACGGCTCGTAG
- a CDS encoding CotH kinase family protein, which translates to MSGACLVALACEPTVEPKVPANPTEVESPAPARPDAPPPEGEVSRPPSTPPAEGEPEPPSHPTLCAPTGAATYWLQEGEAVTATVRCGTGYTAPGLRFAVSPLPTGASFNEETGTLTWTPVRGQADVWRLTVTERSTGETGELRLGVAVKLVNPDGVQTLKPETYTEEYGLPVFHLSFDGTLTAGGYRPVQLVYRGHRYTLEAKYRGATSSVFPKRNYTFKFAKEDPFHEPDKAGGTFRAARRLVLISPFNDNSYMRPRLAFDLWNRMSAEHIQINTYSAVMYVNGRFWGLFTVADHVDDNLMERHGLSEAGDLFKAVDADANFSRMTHAGAGKSPLQLGFEKKEGTPKDGWTGAYDTLNALTAFISDSNAQTFFEQRSSWLHTADYEDWWIFNTAILGTDSAAKNAYHYHEPMSRAPWRFIPWDLDASFGQLWDTRRIAATALPDFTGDNLLFSRMLSDPRISTPLRERYRSLLRGPLSKAQVLALIDGYAEELRAVAPRDEARWRKQFLNFERWMDRTDFTTHEQEVAYLRQWVNERWDTLDRRLP; encoded by the coding sequence GTGAGCGGGGCGTGCCTGGTCGCCTTGGCGTGTGAACCCACGGTGGAGCCGAAGGTCCCGGCCAACCCGACGGAGGTGGAAAGCCCGGCGCCCGCGCGGCCCGACGCGCCTCCCCCCGAGGGGGAGGTCTCGCGGCCTCCATCGACGCCTCCCGCCGAGGGCGAGCCCGAGCCGCCGTCCCATCCCACGCTTTGCGCGCCCACGGGCGCGGCGACCTATTGGCTCCAGGAGGGCGAGGCGGTGACCGCCACCGTGCGCTGTGGCACGGGCTACACGGCCCCGGGGCTCCGCTTCGCCGTGTCTCCCCTGCCGACGGGCGCTTCCTTCAACGAGGAGACGGGCACGCTCACGTGGACGCCGGTACGGGGCCAGGCCGATGTCTGGCGGCTCACCGTCACCGAGCGGAGCACGGGGGAGACGGGCGAACTGCGCCTGGGCGTGGCCGTCAAGCTGGTGAACCCCGACGGTGTCCAGACACTCAAGCCGGAGACGTACACCGAGGAGTACGGGCTGCCCGTCTTCCACCTGTCCTTCGACGGCACGCTCACCGCGGGCGGCTACCGGCCCGTGCAGCTCGTCTACCGGGGGCACCGCTACACCCTGGAGGCGAAGTATCGCGGGGCGACCTCCAGCGTCTTCCCCAAGCGCAACTACACGTTCAAGTTCGCCAAGGAAGATCCCTTCCACGAGCCGGACAAGGCCGGGGGCACCTTCCGCGCGGCGCGGCGGCTGGTGCTCATCTCTCCCTTCAATGACAATTCATACATGCGGCCCCGGCTCGCCTTCGACCTGTGGAACCGCATGTCCGCGGAGCACATCCAGATCAACACCTACAGCGCCGTCATGTATGTGAATGGCCGTTTCTGGGGCCTCTTCACCGTGGCGGACCACGTGGATGACAACCTCATGGAGCGCCACGGCCTGTCCGAGGCGGGGGATTTGTTCAAGGCGGTGGACGCGGATGCCAACTTCTCGCGGATGACCCATGCGGGAGCGGGCAAGTCGCCCCTCCAGCTGGGCTTCGAGAAGAAGGAGGGCACGCCCAAGGACGGATGGACGGGGGCGTATGACACGCTCAACGCGCTCACCGCCTTCATTTCCGACTCGAACGCCCAGACCTTCTTCGAGCAGCGGAGCTCCTGGCTCCACACGGCCGATTACGAGGACTGGTGGATCTTCAATACGGCCATTCTCGGCACGGACTCGGCGGCGAAGAACGCCTACCATTATCACGAGCCGATGAGCCGCGCGCCCTGGCGCTTCATCCCGTGGGATCTCGACGCGAGCTTCGGACAGCTCTGGGACACGCGCCGCATCGCCGCCACGGCCCTGCCCGACTTCACCGGGGACAACCTGCTCTTCTCCCGCATGTTGTCGGACCCGCGCATCTCCACGCCCCTGCGCGAGCGCTACCGGAGCCTGTTGCGCGGCCCCTTGAGCAAGGCCCAGGTGCTCGCGCTCATCGACGGCTACGCGGAGGAACTGCGCGCGGTGGCGCCGCGCGACGAGGCGCGCTGGCGCAAGCAGTTCCTCAACTTCGAGCGCTGGATGGACCGCACCGATTTCACCACCCACGAGCAGGAAGTGGCCTATCTGCGCCAGTGGGTGAACGAGCGCTGGGACACGCTGGACCGGCGCCTGCCGTGA